One Microbacterium sp. W4I20 DNA window includes the following coding sequences:
- a CDS encoding ABC transporter substrate-binding protein, whose product MSKRYISAIATASVFVVALAGCTSSTQPAAEGGEQVIKVWSWQTTQADQWDLVFDAFEKENPGVTVEFTGYPGTEYPTVLATGLSATKGPDIAMLHPYSAMHNYVAAEQLVAIDDTIVPDLASSFTDEALGASRVDDVQYGVPFAQQAIVIYYDKGLFAELGVEPPASIDDWEPLLETISASGVVPIAISGKDASGLPMPFDALVGNTYGGANFIAKAQEGDVDWDNKNFIAALDEFKALSTYFPEQVGGVAATDALAMLASGDAAMYAAGSWDLSPLRDLAPDKDYGVFTLPAPGQESEANPVWGYEEGSFAMSARADNPDGAEKLLAWMATPEFGQLFTDTLNQPSSVIGVTGSDPLLQEIIEMYQANPVPMIWVTDYFGVTAPAPYAALMNGAQALLLGASDSAAVAADIQANVVEWEAR is encoded by the coding sequence ATGAGCAAGAGATACATCAGTGCGATCGCGACGGCGAGTGTCTTCGTCGTCGCGTTGGCCGGATGCACGTCGAGTACTCAACCGGCAGCGGAGGGTGGCGAGCAAGTAATCAAGGTGTGGAGTTGGCAGACCACCCAGGCCGATCAGTGGGACCTGGTATTCGACGCCTTCGAGAAGGAGAATCCCGGAGTCACCGTGGAGTTCACCGGATACCCGGGAACCGAGTACCCCACCGTTCTCGCGACAGGCCTTTCTGCAACCAAGGGGCCCGACATCGCGATGTTGCACCCCTACAGCGCTATGCACAACTATGTGGCCGCGGAGCAGCTGGTCGCGATCGATGACACTATCGTCCCTGACCTCGCGAGCAGCTTCACCGACGAAGCGCTCGGCGCGTCCAGAGTTGACGACGTGCAGTACGGTGTTCCGTTCGCCCAACAGGCCATCGTCATCTACTACGACAAGGGACTCTTCGCCGAACTCGGCGTCGAACCTCCCGCGTCGATAGACGACTGGGAGCCGTTGCTGGAAACCATCAGCGCCTCCGGCGTCGTGCCGATTGCCATCTCTGGCAAGGACGCATCCGGGCTGCCTATGCCGTTCGATGCGCTGGTGGGAAACACCTACGGTGGAGCGAACTTCATCGCGAAAGCCCAGGAGGGCGATGTCGATTGGGACAACAAGAACTTCATTGCTGCCCTCGACGAGTTCAAGGCCTTGAGTACCTACTTCCCTGAACAGGTTGGAGGAGTGGCCGCCACGGACGCGCTCGCGATGCTCGCATCTGGGGACGCCGCGATGTATGCCGCTGGGTCATGGGACCTGAGCCCCCTGCGTGACCTCGCTCCTGACAAGGACTACGGCGTCTTCACCCTCCCGGCACCCGGCCAAGAGTCGGAAGCGAACCCAGTCTGGGGCTACGAGGAAGGGTCGTTCGCCATGAGTGCCAGGGCAGATAACCCGGACGGCGCGGAGAAGCTGCTCGCTTGGATGGCCACCCCGGAGTTCGGTCAACTCTTCACTGACACCCTCAACCAGCCCTCCTCGGTCATCGGAGTCACGGGAAGCGATCCGCTTCTGCAGGAAATCATCGAGATGTACCAGGCGAACCCGGTACCGATGATCTGGGTCACCGACTACTTCGGTGTCACCGCGCCTGCCCCGTACGCCGCACTGATGAACGGCGCGCAGGCATTGCTTCTGGGCGCCTCGGACAGTGCAGCCGTGGCTGCGGATATTCAGGCGAATGTCGTCGAATGGGAGGCGCGCTAA